From Streptomonospora salina, the proteins below share one genomic window:
- a CDS encoding prolyl oligopeptidase family serine peptidase, producing the protein MPERHYPAAERTGCQDDLHGCRVADPYRWLEDARSPQTEEWSAAQDALFGEQAQRWDGRARFAADVRELLGAGFVGAPSWRGERCLFMRRAGEQEHGVLYTAEPGPGGAAVERALIDPTALDPGGATTLDSWQPDREGRLLAYQMSAGGDEESLLRVMDIGTGEIVDGPLDRCRYSPVAWLPGGEAFYYVRRLPPGTVGADEEQYHRRVYLHRVGTTTDRDVLVFGQGRDMTENYGLSVSRDGRRLVLTAAAGTSGRNSAWIADLAADGWERPRFTAVQDGPAAQALPSVGGDGRLYVLTDRDAPRGRLCVTDPDTPGTDRWRTLVDSDPEAVMTDFAVLDGPQLDEHLLLVSWRRHAISEITVHERATGERRGAVELPGLGSIGGVTVRPEGGHEAWFGYSDTATPPTVYAYDARTGAVSLWASAPGSPPVPDVRTEQVVFSSRDGTPVRMLVVSPAGEVRPRPAVLYGYGGFRISMVPGYSATALSWVRAGGVYAVANLRGGLEEGEDWHRGGMLGAKQNVFDDCAAAAEHLIGSGRTRPDRLAVMGGSNGGLLVGAAITQRPDLFAAAVCSAPLLDMVRYERSGLGAMWNVEFGSAEVPEELAWLLDYSPYHRVVDGTAYPATLFSVFDNDTRVDPLHARKMCAALQHATCARPDERPVLLRRESAVGHSSRAISRTIGLSADQLAFLAHHTGLDPAAE; encoded by the coding sequence ATGCCTGAACGCCACTATCCCGCTGCCGAGCGCACCGGTTGCCAGGACGACCTGCACGGCTGTCGCGTCGCCGATCCCTACCGCTGGCTGGAAGACGCCCGCTCCCCGCAGACCGAAGAATGGAGCGCCGCCCAAGACGCGCTGTTCGGCGAGCAGGCGCAGCGCTGGGACGGGCGGGCGCGCTTCGCCGCCGACGTGCGGGAGCTGCTGGGGGCGGGGTTCGTCGGCGCGCCCAGTTGGCGGGGCGAACGGTGCCTGTTCATGCGGCGCGCCGGCGAGCAGGAGCACGGCGTGCTGTACACGGCCGAGCCCGGCCCCGGCGGCGCCGCCGTCGAGCGCGCGCTGATCGATCCCACCGCGCTGGACCCCGGAGGCGCCACCACGCTCGACTCGTGGCAGCCCGACCGCGAAGGGCGGCTGCTGGCCTACCAGATGTCGGCGGGGGGCGACGAGGAGTCGCTGCTGCGGGTGATGGACATCGGCACCGGCGAGATCGTGGACGGGCCCCTCGACCGGTGCCGCTACTCGCCGGTGGCCTGGCTGCCCGGCGGCGAGGCGTTCTACTACGTGCGCCGCCTGCCGCCCGGCACGGTCGGTGCGGACGAGGAGCAGTACCACCGCCGCGTGTACCTGCACCGGGTCGGCACCACCACCGATCGGGACGTGCTGGTGTTCGGCCAGGGCCGCGACATGACCGAGAACTACGGCCTCTCCGTCAGCCGGGACGGGCGGAGGCTGGTACTGACCGCCGCCGCCGGGACGTCGGGCCGCAACAGCGCCTGGATCGCCGACCTCGCCGCGGACGGGTGGGAGCGGCCGCGCTTCACCGCCGTCCAGGACGGTCCCGCGGCCCAGGCGCTGCCCTCCGTGGGCGGCGACGGCCGGCTCTACGTCCTCACCGACCGCGACGCGCCCCGCGGACGGCTGTGCGTGACCGATCCGGACACGCCCGGGACCGACCGCTGGCGGACGCTGGTGGACTCCGACCCCGAGGCGGTGATGACGGACTTCGCTGTTCTGGACGGTCCGCAACTGGATGAGCACCTGCTTCTGGTGTCCTGGCGGCGGCACGCGATCAGCGAAATCACCGTGCACGAACGCGCGACCGGCGAGCGGCGCGGAGCGGTGGAGCTGCCCGGCCTGGGCTCGATCGGCGGCGTCACGGTCCGGCCCGAGGGCGGGCACGAGGCCTGGTTCGGCTACAGCGACACGGCCACCCCGCCGACGGTCTACGCCTACGACGCGCGCACCGGCGCCGTGTCGCTGTGGGCCTCGGCGCCGGGCTCGCCGCCGGTACCGGATGTGCGCACCGAACAGGTCGTCTTCTCCTCGCGCGACGGAACGCCCGTGCGCATGCTGGTGGTCTCCCCCGCCGGCGAGGTGCGGCCGCGCCCGGCCGTCCTGTACGGCTACGGCGGGTTCCGGATCTCCATGGTTCCGGGCTACTCGGCCACGGCGCTGAGCTGGGTGCGCGCCGGGGGCGTCTACGCGGTGGCGAACCTGCGCGGCGGCTTGGAGGAAGGCGAGGACTGGCACCGGGGCGGAATGCTCGGCGCCAAGCAGAACGTGTTCGACGACTGCGCGGCGGCGGCCGAGCATTTGATCGGCAGCGGCCGCACCCGCCCCGACCGGCTGGCGGTGATGGGCGGCAGCAACGGCGGCCTGCTGGTGGGCGCGGCGATCACCCAGCGCCCCGACCTGTTCGCCGCGGCGGTGTGCTCGGCCCCGCTACTGGACATGGTGCGCTACGAGCGCTCCGGCCTGGGTGCGATGTGGAACGTCGAGTTCGGCAGCGCCGAGGTCCCGGAGGAACTGGCCTGGCTGCTGGACTACTCCCCGTACCACCGGGTGGTCGACGGCACAGCGTACCCGGCGACCCTGTTCTCCGTGTTCGACAACGACACCCGCGTGGACCCCCTGCACGCCCGCAAGATGTGCGCGGCCCTGCAGCATGCCACCTGCGCCCGTCCGGATGAGCGGCCCGTGCTGCTGCGCCGGGAGTCGGCGGTGGGCCACAGCTCCCGGGCGATCTCGCGCACGATCGGCCTCAGCGCCGACCAGCTGGCGTTTCTGGCCCACCACACGGGCCTGGATCCCGCTGCGGAGTGA
- the ilvD gene encoding dihydroxy-acid dehydratase, protein MPALRSRTVTHGRNMAGARALMRATGVEREDFGKPIVAIANSFTEFVPGHVHLREVADVVSGAVREAGGVPREFNSIAVDDGIAMGHGGMLYSLPSREVIADALEYMVNAHCADALVCISNCDKITPGMLLAAMRLNVPTVFVSGGPMEAGKATVVNGTAVTERKLDLIDAMVASADDSVSDSELDTLEESACPTCGSCSGMFTANSMNCLTEAMGLALPGNGTVLATHVARKRLYEDAGRKVVEVARRYYEQDDSSVLPLSIASPAAFANAMALDIAMGGSTNTILHLLAAATEAGVKFGLPDIDELSRRVPCLCKVAPNSEQYHIEDVHRAGGIPAILGELARGGLLDTSVPTVHGTTLGAYLQEWDIAVDTCGDDARDLFYAAPGGKRTTKAYSQDTRWETLDTDREAGCIREVDHAYTADGGLAVLYGNLAPDGAVVKTAGVDEELLTFTGPAKVFESQDAAVDGILEKRIEPGDVVVIRYEGPKGGPGMQEMLYPTSFLKGRGLGKACALVTDGRFSGGTSGLSIGHASPEAGQGGDIALVRDGDTVVIDIPNRALGLDITTDELDARREQLLADLGTFRPRERERPVTQALRAYAAMATSASTGAARDVTQIER, encoded by the coding sequence ATGCCCGCGCTGCGCTCACGCACCGTCACCCACGGCAGGAACATGGCCGGCGCGCGCGCCCTCATGCGCGCGACCGGTGTGGAACGCGAGGACTTCGGCAAGCCGATCGTCGCGATCGCCAACAGCTTCACCGAGTTCGTGCCGGGCCACGTCCACCTCCGCGAGGTCGCCGACGTCGTCTCCGGCGCGGTGCGCGAAGCAGGCGGAGTGCCGCGCGAGTTCAACAGCATCGCGGTCGACGACGGCATCGCCATGGGCCACGGCGGCATGCTCTACTCGCTGCCCAGCCGCGAGGTGATCGCCGACGCCCTGGAGTACATGGTCAACGCCCACTGCGCCGACGCCCTGGTGTGCATCTCCAACTGCGACAAGATCACTCCGGGCATGCTGCTGGCCGCGATGCGGCTGAACGTGCCCACGGTCTTCGTCTCCGGCGGCCCCATGGAGGCCGGCAAGGCCACGGTGGTCAACGGCACCGCCGTCACCGAGCGCAAGCTGGACCTGATCGACGCGATGGTCGCCTCCGCCGACGACAGCGTCTCCGACTCCGAACTGGACACCCTGGAGGAGTCGGCCTGCCCCACCTGCGGTTCGTGCTCGGGCATGTTCACCGCCAACTCGATGAACTGCCTGACCGAGGCCATGGGCCTGGCGCTGCCGGGCAACGGCACGGTTCTGGCCACCCACGTCGCCCGCAAGCGCCTCTACGAGGACGCCGGACGCAAGGTGGTCGAGGTCGCCCGCCGCTACTACGAGCAGGACGACTCCTCCGTGCTGCCGCTGTCGATCGCCTCGCCCGCGGCCTTCGCCAACGCCATGGCCCTGGACATCGCCATGGGCGGCTCCACCAACACGATCCTGCACCTGCTGGCGGCCGCCACCGAAGCTGGTGTGAAGTTCGGCCTGCCCGACATCGACGAGCTCTCCCGCCGGGTTCCGTGCCTGTGCAAGGTCGCACCCAACTCCGAGCAGTACCACATCGAGGACGTGCACCGGGCGGGCGGAATCCCCGCCATCCTGGGCGAACTCGCCCGCGGCGGGCTGCTGGACACTTCGGTTCCCACCGTCCACGGCACCACCCTCGGCGCCTACCTGCAGGAGTGGGACATCGCCGTCGACACCTGCGGCGACGACGCCCGCGACCTGTTCTACGCCGCTCCGGGCGGCAAACGCACCACCAAGGCCTACTCCCAGGACACCCGCTGGGAGACCCTCGACACCGACCGCGAAGCCGGCTGCATCCGCGAGGTCGACCACGCCTACACCGCCGACGGCGGACTGGCGGTGCTCTACGGAAACCTCGCCCCCGACGGCGCCGTCGTCAAGACCGCCGGCGTCGATGAGGAACTCCTCACCTTCACCGGGCCGGCGAAGGTGTTCGAGAGCCAGGACGCCGCCGTCGACGGCATCCTCGAAAAGCGGATCGAGCCCGGCGACGTGGTCGTCATCCGCTACGAGGGCCCCAAGGGCGGCCCGGGCATGCAGGAGATGCTCTACCCGACGAGCTTCCTCAAGGGCCGCGGCCTGGGCAAGGCGTGCGCGCTGGTCACCGACGGCCGCTTCTCCGGCGGAACCTCGGGGCTGTCCATCGGCCACGCCTCCCCCGAGGCCGGCCAGGGCGGCGACATCGCGCTGGTGCGCGACGGCGACACCGTCGTCATCGACATCCCCAACCGCGCGCTCGGACTGGACATCACGACCGACGAACTGGACGCCCGGCGCGAGCAGCTGCTCGCCGACCTGGGCACCTTCCGCCCGCGCGAGCGCGAGCGGCCGGTCACCCAGGCGCTGCGGGCCTACGCGGCGATGGCCACCTCGGCCTCCACCGGCGCGGCGCGCGACGTCACCCAGATCGAACGCTGA
- a CDS encoding nuclease-related domain-containing protein, translating into MDRTTLSSVDSATSVNGAAQQTGSGSPFDPSRTTGSGGSRGDGSAARTTYGALTSASGRRWLLRGAAAAAAGAAGGFLAADWRIGATLTAAVLIVLIVRSSRRHSEVPRWRRPSAAQRRTEAQLRVMRKLGYRVMHARGVPGGNGQIDHFIVGRRGAFAIDSESWDKRLPVRNKLEKLYHGKFSKNERIDEALEEARTAEKLISEHVGRDISVRASLAVYGPTLPWDSHNLRGVDLIAGSKVRKWLRSGNERLSDDEIEEITEAARTVLPARY; encoded by the coding sequence ATGGATCGAACTACTCTTTCCAGCGTGGATTCGGCAACCTCAGTCAACGGCGCCGCGCAGCAGACCGGCTCCGGATCGCCCTTCGACCCGTCCCGCACGACCGGTTCCGGCGGATCCCGCGGCGACGGCTCCGCGGCCCGCACGACCTACGGCGCACTCACGTCGGCATCGGGCCGGCGATGGCTCCTGCGCGGCGCCGCCGCGGCCGCCGCCGGGGCCGCCGGCGGATTCCTCGCCGCCGACTGGCGGATCGGCGCCACGCTCACCGCAGCGGTCCTGATCGTCCTCATCGTCCGCTCCTCCCGCCGGCACTCCGAAGTCCCGCGCTGGCGCAGGCCCTCGGCGGCCCAGCGCCGCACGGAGGCCCAACTGCGGGTGATGCGGAAACTGGGCTACCGGGTGATGCACGCCCGCGGCGTCCCCGGCGGCAACGGCCAGATCGACCACTTCATCGTGGGTCGGCGCGGCGCCTTCGCCATCGATTCCGAGTCCTGGGACAAGCGGCTCCCGGTGCGCAACAAACTGGAGAAGCTCTACCACGGCAAGTTCTCGAAGAACGAGCGTATCGACGAGGCGCTCGAAGAGGCGCGCACGGCCGAGAAGCTGATCAGCGAGCACGTCGGGCGCGATATCAGCGTGCGCGCGTCCCTCGCCGTCTACGGCCCGACCCTGCCGTGGGACAGCCACAACCTGCGCGGTGTCGACCTCATCGCGGGGAGCAAGGTCCGCAAGTGGCTGCGCAGCGGAAACGAGCGGCTGAGCGACGACGAGATCGAGGAGATCACCGAGGCCGCCCGCACCGTGCTGCCCGCGCGCTACTGA
- a CDS encoding acyl-CoA thioesterase, translating into MSEGWIVVVQAATQADVSQTASGGPRRHVFHAHVRFADLDPLNHVNNVRMLTYLEDARIAFLRPDFGPDRHGTLGGLVVARHEVDYLKPILMRHDPIRVETRVTEVRNASFRIAYEICDDDGVYARAVSVLVGYDTADQSVRRLDAAERAYLNGFLLPEV; encoded by the coding sequence CTGTCGGAAGGGTGGATCGTCGTGGTGCAGGCCGCTACACAGGCGGACGTGTCGCAGACCGCTTCCGGAGGGCCGCGTCGGCACGTGTTCCACGCGCACGTGCGCTTCGCCGACCTGGACCCGCTCAACCACGTCAACAACGTGCGGATGCTGACCTATCTCGAGGACGCCCGCATCGCCTTCCTGCGCCCTGATTTCGGTCCCGACCGGCACGGGACGCTGGGCGGTCTGGTCGTGGCCCGCCACGAGGTCGACTACCTCAAGCCGATCCTGATGCGCCACGACCCGATCCGGGTGGAAACCCGGGTGACCGAGGTCCGCAACGCCAGCTTCCGGATCGCCTACGAGATCTGCGACGACGACGGCGTCTACGCGCGGGCGGTGTCGGTCCTGGTCGGCTACGACACCGCCGACCAGTCCGTCCGCCGGCTCGACGCGGCCGAGCGCGCCTATCTGAACGGGTTCCTGCTGCCGGAGGTCTAG
- the ettA gene encoding energy-dependent translational throttle protein EttA, giving the protein MPEFIYSLQNVRKAHGDKVVLDDVSGQFIYGAKIGVVGPNGAGKSSLLKLMAGVEQASNGEARLMPGYSVGLLAQEPHLDPDRTVLDNVEDGVAETKAMLAKFNEIAEKMATDYSDDLLAEMGRLQEQLDHRNAWELDSQLAQAMDALRCPAPETEVSTLSGGEKRRVALCRLLLEQPDLLLLDEPTNHLDAESVQWLESYLENYAGTVIAITHDRYFLDNVATWILELDRGKLYPYEGNYTTYLDTKAARLKVEGQKDAKRQKRLSDELEWVRSNAKARQTKSRARLQRYEEMAAEAANTRKLDFEEIQIPPGPRLGNSVVDVNDLTKGFDDRLLIENLNFSLPPNGIVGVIGPNGVGKTTLFKMLVGEEEPDSGSIKVGDTVSISYVDQSRSRIDKDKNVWEVVSDGESFIQVGKVEIPSRAYVAAFGFKGSDQQKPAGVLSGGERNRVNLALTLKQGGNLLLLDEPTNDLDVDTLGSLENALLDFPGCAVITSHDRWFLDRVATHILAWEGGSDWYWFEGNFESYEKNKIERLGADAARPHAVTHRKLTRQ; this is encoded by the coding sequence ATGCCGGAGTTCATTTATAGCTTGCAAAACGTGCGCAAGGCGCACGGCGACAAGGTCGTGCTGGACGATGTCTCGGGGCAGTTCATCTACGGGGCGAAGATCGGCGTGGTCGGGCCCAACGGCGCGGGCAAGTCCTCGCTGCTGAAGCTCATGGCCGGCGTCGAGCAGGCTTCCAATGGCGAAGCCCGGCTGATGCCCGGATACAGCGTAGGTCTGCTCGCCCAGGAGCCCCACCTCGACCCCGACAGGACCGTCCTGGACAACGTCGAGGACGGGGTAGCCGAGACCAAGGCGATGCTCGCGAAGTTCAACGAGATCGCCGAGAAGATGGCCACGGACTACTCCGACGATCTGCTCGCCGAGATGGGCAGGCTCCAGGAGCAGCTGGACCACCGCAACGCCTGGGAGCTCGACAGCCAGCTCGCCCAGGCCATGGACGCGCTGCGGTGCCCGGCGCCCGAGACCGAGGTCAGCACCCTCTCGGGCGGTGAGAAGCGGCGCGTGGCGCTGTGCCGCCTGCTGCTGGAGCAGCCCGACCTGCTGCTGCTGGACGAGCCCACCAACCACCTCGACGCCGAAAGCGTCCAGTGGCTGGAGTCCTACCTGGAGAACTACGCCGGGACCGTCATCGCGATCACTCACGACCGCTACTTCCTGGACAACGTCGCGACCTGGATTCTGGAACTGGACCGCGGAAAGCTCTACCCCTACGAGGGCAACTACACCACCTACCTCGACACCAAGGCCGCCCGGCTCAAGGTCGAGGGGCAGAAGGACGCCAAGCGGCAGAAGCGCCTCTCCGACGAACTGGAGTGGGTGCGCTCCAACGCCAAGGCCCGCCAGACCAAGAGCCGCGCCCGCTTGCAGCGCTACGAGGAGATGGCCGCCGAGGCGGCCAACACCCGCAAACTGGACTTCGAGGAGATCCAGATCCCGCCCGGCCCGCGCCTGGGCAACAGCGTCGTCGACGTCAACGACCTCACCAAGGGCTTCGACGACCGGCTGCTGATCGAGAACCTGAACTTCTCCCTTCCGCCCAACGGCATCGTCGGCGTCATCGGCCCCAACGGCGTCGGCAAGACGACGCTGTTCAAGATGCTCGTCGGTGAGGAGGAGCCCGACTCCGGGTCGATCAAGGTCGGCGACACCGTCTCGATCTCCTACGTCGACCAGTCGCGCTCCCGCATCGACAAGGACAAGAACGTCTGGGAGGTCGTCTCCGACGGCGAGAGCTTCATCCAGGTCGGCAAGGTCGAAATCCCCAGCCGCGCTTATGTGGCCGCGTTCGGATTCAAGGGTTCCGACCAGCAGAAGCCGGCCGGGGTGCTCTCCGGCGGTGAACGCAACCGGGTCAATCTGGCGCTGACGCTCAAGCAGGGCGGAAATCTGCTGCTGCTGGACGAGCCCACGAACGACCTGGACGTCGACACTCTGGGCTCGCTGGAGAACGCGCTGCTGGACTTCCCCGGCTGCGCCGTGATCACCAGCCACGACCGCTGGTTCCTGGACCGGGTCGCCACCCACATCCTCGCTTGGGAGGGCGGTTCGGACTGGTACTGGTTCGAAGGCAACTTCGAGTCCTACGAGAAGAACAAGATCGAGCGGCTGGGCGCCGACGCCGCGCGCCCGCACGCGGTGACCCACCGCAAGCTCACCCGCCAGTAA
- a CDS encoding globin — protein MTSPHDESQTFYDAVGGEETFTRLVRRFYQGVADDPVLRPLYPEEDLGPAEERLRLFLMQYWGGPRTYSDQRGHPRLRMRHAPFRVGSRERDHWLGHMRAAVDELELPEALDRQLWGYFVYAAQSMVNTPDEEPGGGETRLGVQTPPQQ, from the coding sequence ATGACTTCCCCGCACGACGAATCCCAGACGTTCTACGACGCCGTAGGCGGCGAGGAGACCTTCACCCGTCTCGTCCGCCGCTTCTACCAGGGCGTGGCCGACGACCCGGTCCTGCGGCCGCTCTACCCCGAAGAGGACCTCGGGCCCGCCGAGGAGCGGCTGCGCCTGTTCCTCATGCAGTACTGGGGCGGTCCCCGCACCTACAGCGACCAGCGCGGCCATCCGCGGCTGCGCATGCGCCACGCCCCCTTCCGCGTGGGCTCGCGCGAACGCGACCACTGGCTGGGCCATATGCGCGCCGCCGTCGACGAGCTGGAGCTGCCGGAGGCGCTGGACCGCCAACTGTGGGGATACTTCGTCTACGCGGCCCAGAGCATGGTCAACACGCCCGACGAAGAGCCGGGAGGCGGCGAGACCCGGCTGGGCGTGCAGACTCCGCCGCAGCAGTAG
- a CDS encoding HNH endonuclease, with amino-acid sequence MLLLNASYEPLTTVPLRRAVLLVLREKAEVVHGDTGGTALHSATTALSVPSVIRLRRYIRVPYRRRVPLTRVALMRRDSSHCAYCGKRAETIDHVIPRSRGGAHVWENVVASCKTCNHRKADRLLDELGWKLNVTPAVPRGLHWRLINGENHGDPQWAPYMARAAA; translated from the coding sequence GTGCTGCTGCTCAACGCGAGCTACGAGCCGCTGACGACCGTACCGCTGCGCCGGGCCGTCCTGCTCGTGCTGCGGGAGAAGGCCGAAGTGGTGCACGGCGACACCGGGGGCACCGCTCTGCACTCGGCCACCACGGCGCTTTCGGTGCCGTCGGTCATCCGGCTCCGACGCTACATCAGGGTGCCCTACCGGCGCCGGGTGCCCCTGACGCGCGTGGCTCTGATGAGGCGCGACAGCAGCCACTGCGCCTACTGCGGGAAGCGGGCCGAGACCATCGACCACGTGATCCCCCGCAGCCGCGGCGGTGCGCACGTCTGGGAGAACGTAGTGGCTTCCTGCAAAACGTGCAACCACCGCAAGGCCGACCGGCTGCTGGACGAACTCGGGTGGAAGCTCAACGTGACGCCCGCCGTCCCCCGCGGGCTGCACTGGCGGCTCATCAACGGTGAGAACCACGGAGACCCGCAGTGGGCGCCGTATATGGCACGGGCGGCGGCCTGA
- a CDS encoding FmdB family zinc ribbon protein, with protein sequence MPRYEYRCRECGETFERSRPMAESADPAVCARGHGDTVKLLSTVAVGGTAEAPAAPGGCCGGACCGG encoded by the coding sequence ATGCCACGCTATGAGTACCGCTGCCGCGAATGCGGAGAGACGTTCGAGCGGTCCCGCCCGATGGCGGAGTCCGCCGACCCCGCCGTGTGCGCCCGCGGGCACGGTGACACCGTCAAACTGCTGTCCACCGTCGCCGTGGGCGGCACGGCGGAGGCGCCCGCAGCTCCCGGCGGATGCTGCGGAGGCGCCTGCTGCGGCGGCTGA
- a CDS encoding amidase, which produces MAEIHELTAIQQAEAVRRRDLSPVEITDHYLARIERLDSRLGAFIAVAGEFAREQARNAENTALSDTPGEPPPLLGVPIPVKDLDPVAGLPYTGGSAVYADRIAGTDSDVVAELRAAGAVFTGKTNTPEFGCSCYTENDVAPAARTPWDLARSAGGSSGGAAAAVAAGLAPAAHAGDGGGSIRIPASACGVFGLKPTRGRVTRGPVKPEFTGLATSGPIARTVADAALLLDIISVNRPGDYFTAPPLAAGETFLGHALREPGRLRIARFSTPPVPGAEVDPEVAAAHEEAAKLLAELGHEVEEIDTPVGAPVLEDFELIWAAMAASEPVEAADEHLLRPLTRALRERAADSSIAAYMGAAARLQNAGREVLPRVLAYDAVLSPTVARLPVPVGHFVGAPADEVRRMTEFTPFASLANITGQPSVTVPLHWSADGLPAGVMLTGRPGGEPTLLSLSAQLEAARPWADRRPPVWWE; this is translated from the coding sequence ATGGCCGAAATCCACGAGCTGACGGCGATCCAGCAGGCCGAAGCCGTCCGCCGCCGAGATCTCTCGCCGGTGGAGATCACCGACCACTACCTCGCGCGTATCGAGCGCCTCGACAGCCGCCTCGGTGCCTTCATTGCGGTCGCGGGCGAATTCGCGCGGGAGCAGGCCCGGAATGCGGAGAACACGGCGCTTTCCGACACGCCGGGAGAACCCCCGCCGCTGCTGGGCGTGCCCATACCGGTCAAGGACCTCGATCCGGTGGCGGGCCTGCCCTACACCGGCGGGTCGGCCGTCTACGCCGACCGGATCGCCGGCACCGACTCCGACGTGGTCGCGGAGCTGCGCGCGGCCGGGGCCGTGTTCACCGGCAAGACCAACACCCCCGAGTTCGGCTGCTCCTGCTACACCGAGAACGACGTCGCCCCCGCCGCCCGCACCCCCTGGGACCTCGCGCGCTCCGCCGGCGGGTCCAGCGGGGGCGCGGCGGCCGCGGTGGCGGCCGGCCTCGCTCCCGCGGCCCACGCCGGCGACGGCGGCGGCTCCATCCGGATACCGGCCTCCGCATGCGGGGTCTTCGGCCTCAAACCCACCCGCGGCCGGGTGACCCGGGGCCCGGTCAAGCCCGAGTTCACCGGGTTGGCCACCTCCGGCCCGATCGCGCGCACCGTCGCCGACGCCGCGCTGCTGCTGGACATCATCTCCGTCAACCGCCCCGGCGACTACTTCACCGCCCCGCCGCTGGCGGCCGGCGAGACCTTCCTCGGCCACGCTCTGCGCGAGCCCGGCCGGCTGCGCATCGCCCGGTTCAGTACGCCCCCCGTGCCCGGTGCGGAAGTCGACCCCGAGGTCGCCGCCGCCCACGAGGAGGCGGCCAAGCTGCTGGCCGAACTGGGACACGAGGTCGAAGAGATCGACACGCCCGTCGGCGCACCCGTACTGGAGGACTTCGAGCTGATCTGGGCGGCGATGGCGGCATCCGAGCCGGTGGAGGCCGCCGACGAGCACCTGCTGCGCCCGCTCACCCGCGCGCTGCGCGAGCGCGCGGCCGACTCCTCCATCGCCGCCTACATGGGCGCCGCCGCCCGCCTGCAGAACGCCGGACGCGAGGTTCTGCCGCGCGTGCTGGCCTACGACGCGGTCCTCAGCCCGACCGTCGCCCGGCTTCCGGTGCCGGTGGGCCACTTCGTCGGCGCCCCGGCCGACGAAGTCCGCCGGATGACGGAGTTCACCCCGTTCGCGTCCCTGGCCAACATCACCGGCCAGCCGTCGGTCACCGTCCCGCTGCACTGGAGCGCCGACGGGCTTCCGGCGGGCGTCATGCTCACCGGAAGGCCGGGCGGCGAACCTACTCTGCTCTCGCTGTCGGCGCAGTTGGAGGCGGCGCGGCCGTGGGCGGACCGGCGGCCGCCGGTGTGGTGGGAGTAG